The genome window TCCCGGTAGTTCACAGCCAGTTCGGCGATTTCGAGGGAATCTTTCATATTTCTCATGCCGCAAAGAATCAGGCCGTAACCAACACCAAAATCCCGTTTTCCCTTTTCCAGCCCCTCAAGCACTGCTTTTACCACATCGTCATGGTAGAGCCCTTTTTCGGTATGGAGAACCGGTGCAAAGCGGGTCTCAACATAGCAGACATTTTCCTGAGCCATATCTTCCATCATCTCATAAGCCACCCGCGTGAGTCCCTCCCTGGTCTGCATCACGCCGCAGGTATGTTCAAATCCTTGCAGAAACTCAACCAAATTCCCCTTATTTGCTCCGCGGTGGAACCACTCAGCCAGTTCACCCGGGTCGCTGGTTGGCAGCTTTTTATATTTGAGGTCGCGGGCTAAATCAATAACTGTCTGAGGTCTGAGCCCCCCGTCAAGGTGGTCGTGGAGAAGCACTTTTGGCACTTCCCTGATAATTTCGGTCTTCAAGAAAAAATCCTTTTTTTCATAGTAAATTTACCGCTGAAAGGATGAATTACAATCAGAATTGCCGGGTAATTGCGAAAAGAAAAGAGTCAGACGGGGAAGTGTTTTCCGGAATTATTTAAGAATAGAACAGAGTCCCAAATAGCACGTAAATTATTCCTATATTTAGGGTAGAAATAAAATCATGTTCAATCTGTAAAGGAATCTTAATGCAAAAATACCGTTATATTCTCCTGGGTCTGCTGGCCGCAGGAATGCTTGTAACAGGCTTTCAGTGTTCGTCCGCTGATATTACCAGCGCAAAACTCTACATCCAGCAGAAAAACACTGAAAAAGCAATTGAATCATTAAACAGGGAAATCTCCAAAAATCCAAAAAGTGATGAGGGGTATTTCCTTCTTGGTGTTCTTTATGCTGAAAAAGAAGAATTTGACAAAATGCTGGAAAATTTTACCAAATCTCTTGATATCAGCAAAAAATTTGAGAAAGATATCAAATCCCAGAAACTTGCTACCTGGGGAAGTCTTTTTAACAAAGGGGTGGCATTTTACCAGAAAGCAGGTAAAACCGAGGATACTGATTCAGGCATGACCTACTATCAGAAATCGGCAGACTCATTTGAAATGGCTACCCGCATTCAGCCTGATTCTCCCAATACCTATAAATATCTTGCTTATGTATATCTGAGCATGGGCAGATATGATGAGGCAATCTCACCGCTGAATACACTGATCAAACTTGACGACTCTCCGGAAGGCTACCGCTTTATTGGTGAGATCTATTATGATCAGGGTCAGAAGATGAAGGATAAATTTGAAACTTCCAAGGATCCGGCAGACCAGGCTGAATCACAGAAGAAATTTGAGCAGGCTGTTGAAATTCTGGAAAAAGGAAAAGCCAAATATCCGAATGATCCTGAAATTCTTCTTTACCTCTCTAATTCATATATAGCCGCAGGAAAAACTGACATTGCGCTCAGCGCATTCAAAGAGGGTGTGGAAAAAGAACCTTCCAACAAACTCTACCGTTACAACTACGGTGTTCTGCTGCTTGGCGTGGATGATTTTGAAGGTGCTGCTGCACAGTTCCAGAAGGCGCTGGAAATTGATCCTGAGTATATAAATGCTGATTATAACCTTGCTATTACCTACGTAAAGTGGGGTACCAAACTGGCAAAAGACGCTGAAACCGCAGGAAAGGAAGATCCTGAAGTAAAGGTTAAATACAGCCTTTCACTTCCTTATTTTGAGAAATATCTTGCCGTTAAACCGGATGATGCCTCAGCGTGGGAACTGCTTGGAAAAGTATATTCAGTGCTTGGAAGACTTGAAGATGCAACCAAAGCATTTGAAAAAGCAGACGCTAACAGAAAGTAAAGAAAGTAATTCATGAGCCAGAATAATGTTCCGCCTCCTCAGCAGATTAACATCCAGCTTGATGAAAAAGAAGCTGAAGGCATTTATTCGAATTTTGCGATTATCACCCATTCACCTGCTGAATTCGTAATAGATTTCACCAGGATTGTACCGGGTGTTCCCAAGGCAAAAGTATTTTCAAGGATTATTACCACACCGCAGCATGCCAAAATGTTCATGCGCGCGCTTAAGGATAATCTTGAAAAATATGAAAGCCGTTTCGGCGAAATAAAAGTCGACGGTCCTCAGGAGCAGGGTTTTGGTTTTATGCCCTATCCCGAAAAAGGAAAAATTAATTAAAGTAATAATGGCAAGGGCATGATGCAGCTCACAAATCTGCATCTGCCCTTGTTATATATCACTTACCGTAAATGAGCTGATGTATCACACACTGTCAGAATTACAAGAGAACTACATTACCATCCAAAGTGAAAAATTTCCGGAGGAAAGATGCGATTAGTCAGAAATTTTAATGAATTTCTGCGGATTATCAAGCCGGGAGCTGCTTTTGCACTCCTGATACTGATACTGCAGGGATGCGAGGTTAAAAACCCGATTATGCCGAGCTGGGACGTTGATTTGACGGTTCCGGTTGTGGACAGGGAGTTTAACCTGCAGTCTGTAATTGATAAAGATTCATCGGTGCTTCGCGCTTATGATGATCCATCACGGCTTGGCC of Ignavibacteriales bacterium contains these proteins:
- a CDS encoding DUF3467 domain-containing protein, whose product is MSQNNVPPPQQINIQLDEKEAEGIYSNFAIITHSPAEFVIDFTRIVPGVPKAKVFSRIITTPQHAKMFMRALKDNLEKYESRFGEIKVDGPQEQGFGFMPYPEKGKIN
- a CDS encoding tetratricopeptide repeat protein, whose amino-acid sequence is MQKYRYILLGLLAAGMLVTGFQCSSADITSAKLYIQQKNTEKAIESLNREISKNPKSDEGYFLLGVLYAEKEEFDKMLENFTKSLDISKKFEKDIKSQKLATWGSLFNKGVAFYQKAGKTEDTDSGMTYYQKSADSFEMATRIQPDSPNTYKYLAYVYLSMGRYDEAISPLNTLIKLDDSPEGYRFIGEIYYDQGQKMKDKFETSKDPADQAESQKKFEQAVEILEKGKAKYPNDPEILLYLSNSYIAAGKTDIALSAFKEGVEKEPSNKLYRYNYGVLLLGVDDFEGAAAQFQKALEIDPEYINADYNLAITYVKWGTKLAKDAETAGKEDPEVKVKYSLSLPYFEKYLAVKPDDASAWELLGKVYSVLGRLEDATKAFEKADANRK